From a region of the Sporosarcina ureilytica genome:
- a CDS encoding superinfection exclusion B family protein produces the protein MKIDFNISEILTLPTTIMAALSLASGILLFSPTSLLDQMFMLEFRDKYGFIIGIVFIVSVCILIVNLLYKTARSISNAKAKRDFYANAEKRLQKLNNYQKAIIYALYQEDNRTLPLPLHDGSVLELEHNYMIGKATSQYMVSDLNNALFPYLLQPWVSDELSNKSNLLSDFATAFEIQHKKEVNQRKENQYY, from the coding sequence ATGAAAATTGATTTTAATATTAGTGAGATTCTTACCTTGCCAACCACGATTATGGCTGCACTATCCTTAGCAAGTGGTATACTTCTGTTTTCACCAACATCCTTATTAGATCAAATGTTCATGTTGGAATTTAGAGATAAATATGGGTTCATTATTGGGATAGTTTTCATTGTTTCAGTATGTATCCTAATTGTCAACTTATTATACAAAACAGCTAGATCCATCTCAAATGCAAAAGCAAAAAGGGATTTTTATGCTAATGCAGAAAAAAGGCTACAAAAACTTAATAACTATCAAAAAGCCATAATATATGCACTATATCAAGAGGATAATCGTACCTTGCCCTTACCATTACACGACGGTTCAGTTTTAGAACTTGAACATAACTACATGATTGGTAAGGCAACTTCACAATATATGGTTAGTGATTTAAACAATGCACTATTTCCATATTTATTACAACCGTGGGTATCAGATGAATTAAGTAACAAATCCAATCTACTATCCGATTTTGCAACCGCTTTTGAAATTCAGCATAAAAAGGAAGTTAACCAGAGGAAAGAAAATCAATATTATTAA
- a CDS encoding KAP family P-loop NTPase fold protein produces MKPPHNYSSDAPIYDAALDKFNRFPFSQRVANVIAKRNDSSSIVIGIYGAWGDGKTSVLNFIEGELQTEENVVCLKFNPWRFGDEDQMLINFFNDLATAIDRSIETGKERIGSLIEKYGKPLASVLGNEGVAEGVKSFFSGADIEELRERIERLLEEEKKRVVILIDDIDRLEKNEIHAVFRLVKLTADFKYTAYVLAFDKYVVSSALQERYGDNTIGTGNSFLEKIIQVPLELPSIESEDLRNFCFNEIDQVLNFSNIVLTEEDVRQFFSNFSKGLEVHLKTPRQAKLYSNILMFSLPMLKSEANVVDLMLIEGIRVLLPEFYALIRDNRSLFLKDSTSSYGTDQKEKSRRKERIESALNEFTQEEMEQIIDLLCFLFPRLNSVFGNNYYGGSSELIWSEKQRICSPQYFQRYFTYAISTKDVSDLAINELLIFSEDHSEEEIVNKIKAILSDKNAETFISKLRRLSKNFTLLQSRNLAISIAKIGSNFPNPVQFIRSMNTFGQGAMFTGDCIENLKSKEEQFKLAKDVIFNADTLYFATACFTWFRRDTEEHPNPRGFSGEEYAKLAGILAKRITFELSNIDHIDVEKIQNFPHVLSIWNEYGKSQEATNIITRKIRTDKNFVFELLNSYTPTAFGEFGSRKSSFRRDNYDAIQKVLDPTIIVDTINEVYDDLVIDERYPEFLDVPRNEELARQFLWIHNKFSDEEVNKEEMDSSKK; encoded by the coding sequence ATGAAGCCGCCGCATAACTATTCATCGGATGCTCCAATATATGATGCTGCCCTTGACAAATTTAATCGTTTTCCATTTTCACAGAGAGTGGCCAATGTAATAGCTAAAAGAAATGATTCGAGTAGTATTGTAATAGGAATATATGGTGCCTGGGGTGACGGGAAAACCTCTGTATTAAACTTTATAGAAGGTGAACTTCAAACAGAGGAAAACGTCGTTTGTTTAAAATTTAATCCATGGAGATTTGGTGACGAAGACCAAATGCTCATTAATTTCTTCAATGACTTGGCTACAGCGATTGATAGGTCTATAGAAACGGGAAAGGAAAGAATAGGCAGCCTTATTGAGAAGTACGGTAAGCCACTTGCTTCTGTTCTTGGTAACGAGGGAGTTGCAGAAGGAGTAAAATCGTTCTTTTCTGGTGCAGATATTGAAGAATTAAGAGAACGAATTGAAAGACTTTTAGAAGAGGAGAAAAAAAGAGTAGTAATACTTATAGATGATATTGATAGACTTGAAAAAAATGAAATACATGCTGTGTTTAGATTAGTTAAGTTAACAGCAGATTTTAAATATACAGCCTATGTATTAGCATTTGATAAATATGTAGTATCGTCAGCATTACAAGAACGATACGGTGATAATACTATAGGGACGGGAAATTCATTTTTAGAAAAAATAATTCAGGTTCCATTAGAACTTCCTTCAATAGAAAGCGAAGATTTAAGAAACTTTTGCTTTAATGAAATTGACCAAGTATTAAACTTCTCTAATATCGTATTAACAGAGGAAGATGTTAGGCAATTTTTTAGCAATTTCTCTAAAGGATTAGAGGTACATTTGAAGACACCTAGACAAGCAAAGTTGTATTCAAATATTCTGATGTTTTCCTTGCCTATGCTAAAAAGTGAAGCCAATGTTGTTGATTTAATGTTAATTGAAGGAATTAGGGTTCTTTTGCCAGAATTTTATGCTTTAATTCGAGACAATAGGAGTTTATTTTTGAAAGATAGTACAAGTAGCTATGGCACTGACCAAAAGGAAAAATCAAGAAGGAAAGAGCGAATTGAATCTGCCTTAAATGAATTTACACAAGAGGAAATGGAACAAATTATAGACTTGTTATGCTTTCTCTTTCCTAGGCTCAACAGCGTTTTTGGTAATAATTATTATGGTGGAAGCTCGGAATTAATATGGAGTGAAAAGCAGAGAATATGCTCTCCGCAATATTTTCAAAGATACTTCACATATGCAATATCCACTAAAGATGTTTCAGATTTAGCAATTAATGAATTGTTAATATTTAGTGAGGATCATTCTGAAGAAGAGATTGTAAATAAAATTAAAGCGATTTTGTCTGATAAGAATGCAGAAACTTTCATTTCAAAGTTAAGAAGGTTAAGTAAAAATTTTACTTTATTACAGTCCAGAAATTTAGCAATTTCTATAGCGAAGATAGGTAGTAATTTTCCTAATCCAGTTCAGTTTATTAGGTCAATGAATACTTTTGGACAAGGAGCAATGTTCACTGGTGACTGTATAGAAAATCTGAAAAGTAAAGAAGAGCAGTTCAAGTTAGCGAAAGATGTAATCTTTAATGCAGACACCTTATATTTCGCTACTGCATGCTTTACTTGGTTCAGAAGAGATACAGAGGAACATCCAAACCCTCGAGGTTTCTCTGGCGAAGAATACGCAAAATTAGCAGGCATTCTGGCCAAAAGAATAACTTTTGAGTTGAGTAACATAGACCATATTGACGTTGAAAAAATACAGAACTTTCCCCATGTACTATCAATTTGGAATGAATATGGGAAGTCCCAAGAGGCAACAAATATAATCACAAGAAAAATACGTACTGACAAGAATTTTGTGTTCGAGTTACTTAATTCTTATACTCCAACTGCATTTGGAGAATTTGGTTCAAGAAAATCAAGTTTTCGTAGAGACAATTATGATGCAATTCAAAAAGTTTTAGATCCAACTATTATAGTGGATACTATAAATGAAGTCTATGATGATTTGGTAATAGATGAACGTTATCCTGAATTCTTGGATGTACCAAGAAATGAAGAGCTCGCTAGGCAGTTTTTGTGGATACATAATAAGTTTTCAGATGAAGAAGTAAATAAAGAAGAAATGGATAGCAGTAAGAAATAA
- the rlmD gene encoding 23S rRNA (uracil(1939)-C(5))-methyltransferase RlmD, whose protein sequence is MIGKRFKVKVDHFDNRGVGESVTMRKTKRGNESRLHLMIPYAIPGEEVEVTVEHAIRRKWQTSVDQFVQTHPDRVEARCPHFEKCGGCSWQHLSYEGQLRQKTNAVKGYLEKEGFDAELVEETIGMENPWTYRNKMEFTFAPDGSLGLHEKGNYLNVIPLETCYIMKPEMKEAVLEVADWVKAHELTGYNKETVEGLLRFVMVRQSFVTGEIMLAIFATAGPDEVAGIQDLVSRIETKFPTVKSLLWLENRDLADRSQAEETHLLHGRDFIYDEIMGYQFRLWFDTFFQPNPVQAKQLIELAIEMGKPKETEKMIDLFCGVGTFSLPFASRVKELAGIELVEASIASAKRNASDNNVDNTSFLAKDARHGIDEVLQEFGKPELLLLDPPRSGAGGKVMRRIGRAQPERIVYVSCNPETFAEDIVHLKEFGYALKKVQPVDMFPQTYHVEVVGLLVSALSN, encoded by the coding sequence ATGATAGGGAAGCGTTTTAAAGTAAAAGTTGACCATTTTGATAATCGCGGGGTCGGCGAGTCAGTGACGATGCGGAAAACGAAACGGGGGAACGAGAGTCGATTGCATTTGATGATTCCTTATGCGATTCCCGGTGAAGAAGTGGAAGTAACGGTTGAGCATGCGATACGTAGAAAATGGCAAACAAGCGTTGACCAATTTGTTCAGACGCATCCGGACCGCGTCGAAGCGCGTTGTCCGCATTTTGAAAAATGTGGCGGTTGTTCGTGGCAACATCTTTCTTATGAGGGACAATTACGTCAGAAAACGAATGCGGTAAAAGGGTATTTAGAAAAAGAAGGCTTTGATGCTGAGTTAGTAGAAGAAACGATCGGCATGGAAAATCCTTGGACGTACCGTAATAAAATGGAGTTTACTTTTGCGCCAGATGGTTCACTTGGTTTACATGAAAAAGGTAATTATTTAAATGTCATTCCGCTAGAAACTTGTTACATCATGAAGCCAGAAATGAAAGAAGCTGTACTTGAGGTGGCCGATTGGGTAAAAGCGCATGAATTAACGGGCTATAATAAAGAAACAGTTGAGGGATTACTTCGATTCGTGATGGTGAGACAGTCGTTTGTAACGGGTGAAATTATGCTAGCGATTTTTGCGACGGCAGGGCCCGATGAAGTGGCGGGTATCCAAGATCTCGTGTCAAGAATCGAAACGAAATTCCCGACTGTGAAAAGTTTATTATGGCTGGAAAACCGTGATTTAGCGGATCGTTCGCAGGCGGAAGAAACGCATCTGTTACACGGAAGAGATTTTATTTACGATGAAATTATGGGCTATCAATTCCGTCTATGGTTCGATACGTTTTTCCAACCAAACCCTGTACAAGCGAAGCAATTAATTGAGCTGGCGATTGAAATGGGTAAGCCGAAAGAAACAGAAAAAATGATTGATCTATTTTGTGGGGTCGGTACGTTTTCCCTGCCTTTTGCGAGCCGTGTGAAAGAGCTGGCAGGTATTGAACTTGTGGAAGCATCTATCGCATCGGCAAAAAGAAATGCAAGTGATAACAACGTTGACAATACGAGCTTTTTAGCAAAAGATGCGCGGCACGGGATTGACGAAGTGCTGCAGGAATTTGGCAAGCCTGAACTATTGTTATTAGATCCACCGCGCTCAGGTGCAGGCGGGAAAGTGATGCGCCGAATCGGGCGTGCGCAACCAGAACGCATCGTTTATGTGTCTTGTAATCCGGAAACATTTGCGGAAGATATTGTGCATTTGAAGGAGTTTGGTTATGCGTTGAAGAAGGTCCAACCGGTTGATATGTTCCCCCAGACTTATCACGTAGAAGTAGTGGGGTTGTTGGTGAGTGCATTGTCTAACTAA
- a CDS encoding DUF2161 domain-containing phosphodiesterase has product MKGKDTKLYEVDLYDPVKNYFTEQGYDVYGEVHDCDVVAVKDDELVIIELKMRLNLDLVMQATKRQRLSDQVYVAIPKPTYSLRSQKWRNICYLLRRLEVGLIVISFQKNKEQLQIIHHPVSFDRVKSMQLSKKRRTRLLAEIEGRTGDFNVGGSSQRKIMTAYKETCIHIACCLIHHGPLSAKVLREIGTGDKTSRILIRNYDEWFERVERGVYAISEKGKKDLKDYPEFVEHYMKLV; this is encoded by the coding sequence ATGAAAGGCAAAGATACAAAATTGTATGAAGTTGATTTGTATGATCCCGTTAAAAATTACTTTACTGAACAAGGATATGATGTTTACGGGGAGGTTCATGATTGTGACGTAGTGGCCGTGAAAGATGACGAATTGGTTATCATCGAATTAAAAATGCGGTTAAATTTAGACTTAGTCATGCAAGCGACGAAAAGGCAACGACTGTCGGATCAGGTATATGTCGCCATTCCCAAACCTACCTATAGTTTACGTTCACAAAAGTGGCGAAATATTTGTTATTTGCTGAGGAGATTAGAGGTCGGGTTAATCGTGATTTCATTTCAAAAAAACAAGGAACAGTTGCAAATAATCCATCATCCGGTTTCATTTGATAGAGTGAAAAGTATGCAACTTAGTAAGAAACGAAGGACTCGTTTATTAGCAGAGATTGAAGGCAGGACTGGGGATTTTAATGTAGGTGGAAGCAGCCAAAGGAAAATCATGACTGCCTATAAAGAGACTTGCATCCACATCGCTTGTTGTTTGATCCATCATGGTCCATTATCGGCTAAAGTGTTGCGGGAAATTGGTACTGGAGATAAAACATCGCGAATACTCATTAGAAACTACGACGAATGGTTTGAAAGAGTAGAAAGAGGCGTCTATGCAATTAGTGAAAAAGGTAAGAAAGACTTAAAAGACTATCCCGAATTTGTCGAGCACTATATGAAATTAGTTTAA
- a CDS encoding aminotransferase, whose amino-acid sequence MKIKQFAIEEWMNEYEDDAVYNLAETCVDSLTMEELITLSGDSYDEYFHSISKLRLSYGHITGSPRFKENVANLYKTMKPENVLSMNGAIGANFLLLYSLIEPGDEVVCVDPTYQQLHSVPESFGAVVKHLPLTYENRYLPDLEELESLVTSKTKLIIINNPNNPTGSVMDADYLKKIVEIARINDSYLLCDEVYRGIWQNPEAEIPAIADLYEKGISTGSMSKSLSLAGLRLGWIVASEEVIQKCITRRDYTTISNGMLDDLLAVHALTNYDKIMERNLKIARDNLRILDDWVSNEDKISYIKPEGGTTAILKYDSKISSEEFCINLYNDSGTFIAPGSCFGLEGTVRIGYCCSTKVLTEGLEKFSEYLKEVN is encoded by the coding sequence TTGAAGATTAAACAATTTGCAATTGAAGAGTGGATGAATGAGTATGAAGATGATGCGGTATATAACCTAGCGGAAACATGTGTGGATTCCTTAACTATGGAAGAATTAATAACGTTATCTGGAGATTCATATGATGAATACTTCCATTCTATTTCTAAACTTAGATTATCGTATGGACATATTACTGGCTCCCCTAGGTTTAAGGAAAATGTAGCCAATTTGTATAAAACAATGAAACCTGAAAACGTTTTATCAATGAACGGAGCAATCGGTGCGAATTTCTTACTGTTGTATTCACTAATTGAACCAGGTGATGAGGTCGTTTGTGTAGATCCGACTTACCAACAGTTACACTCAGTTCCAGAATCCTTTGGGGCGGTTGTTAAACATCTGCCATTAACTTATGAAAATAGATATTTACCAGATTTGGAAGAATTAGAGTCGTTAGTAACTTCAAAAACAAAGTTAATTATTATTAACAATCCCAATAATCCAACTGGATCAGTAATGGATGCAGATTATTTAAAAAAGATTGTAGAAATTGCACGCATAAACGATTCATATCTTCTTTGCGATGAAGTTTATAGAGGGATATGGCAAAATCCTGAAGCAGAAATACCGGCTATTGCAGATTTATATGAAAAAGGAATTAGCACAGGAAGTATGTCAAAATCACTTTCTTTAGCAGGTCTAAGATTAGGATGGATAGTCGCTTCAGAAGAAGTTATACAAAAATGTATTACACGCCGGGATTATACGACAATTAGTAATGGAATGCTCGATGATCTTTTGGCTGTACATGCGTTAACGAACTATGACAAAATAATGGAGCGAAATTTAAAGATAGCCCGTGATAATTTACGGATTTTAGATGATTGGGTTAGTAATGAAGATAAGATTTCGTATATTAAACCTGAAGGGGGGACAACTGCTATTCTTAAATATGATTCAAAAATATCTTCGGAAGAATTTTGTATTAATTTATATAACGACAGTGGCACTTTTATTGCCCCAGGCAGTTGTTTTGGTTTAGAAGGGACAGTCCGTATTGGTTATTGTTGTTCGACTAAGGTGTTGACGGAAGGTCTTGAAAAATTTTCGGAGTACTTGAAAGAGGTGAACTGA
- a CDS encoding mandelate racemase/muconate lactonizing enzyme family protein — protein MRIKKVDIYIIYLPLKEPFIISYDRYENMPVILVKIELQNGLIGWGEAVPDQHVTGETEHTVVEVLKNELGPLLIDLNPFQIELIHHKMNKKIWGNPSAKAAIDCALYDLMGKITNQPVYQLIGGQANEKLTAPQVISIKSPIEMSEDARRIVSEGFSNVKIKVGTDVETDIERIRAVRNAIPKEVKLRVDANQGWDRIGALTVIKNTKDCLVEWYEQPVLADDILSLQEIRSVSHAKIMIDEGVHSPQGLLNVIRNRSADMVNIKLMKAGGIYPSLAIANMAEVSGMPCQLGSMVESAIGTMAGAHLSIARRIIQTNELVGPFMFSRDVDTVVFEGDVLQFPDLPGLGVQVDEELVGELTEVHKTVE, from the coding sequence ATGCGAATTAAAAAAGTCGATATATATATAATATACTTGCCTTTAAAAGAACCATTTATTATTTCGTATGATCGGTATGAAAATATGCCGGTTATTTTAGTGAAAATTGAATTGCAAAATGGATTGATAGGTTGGGGTGAGGCTGTTCCTGATCAACATGTTACTGGGGAAACAGAGCACACAGTCGTTGAAGTGTTAAAAAATGAATTAGGCCCCTTACTAATCGATTTAAATCCATTTCAAATTGAACTTATTCATCATAAAATGAATAAGAAAATTTGGGGGAATCCATCAGCTAAAGCAGCAATTGATTGTGCATTGTACGATTTAATGGGGAAAATAACAAATCAGCCTGTGTATCAACTTATTGGCGGACAAGCAAACGAGAAACTAACTGCTCCACAAGTTATAAGCATAAAATCGCCAATTGAAATGTCAGAGGATGCACGTCGGATTGTTAGCGAAGGGTTTAGCAATGTTAAAATAAAAGTGGGAACCGATGTAGAAACTGATATCGAAAGAATTCGTGCGGTTCGAAATGCAATCCCGAAAGAAGTTAAGTTAAGAGTAGATGCAAACCAAGGCTGGGATAGAATTGGTGCTCTTACTGTAATTAAAAATACAAAAGATTGTCTTGTCGAGTGGTATGAGCAGCCTGTATTAGCTGACGATATTTTATCACTACAAGAAATACGCTCCGTTTCTCACGCGAAAATTATGATAGATGAAGGGGTACATAGTCCGCAAGGTCTATTAAATGTAATCCGAAATCGTTCAGCGGATATGGTAAACATTAAACTTATGAAAGCTGGTGGCATTTATCCGTCTTTAGCGATTGCCAATATGGCCGAAGTTTCAGGTATGCCATGTCAACTAGGATCCATGGTGGAGTCAGCGATTGGGACAATGGCCGGGGCACACCTATCGATAGCGAGGAGAATAATTCAGACCAATGAACTTGTCGGCCCGTTTATGTTTTCACGGGATGTAGATACAGTGGTTTTTGAGGGGGACGTATTACAATTTCCTGACTTGCCTGGATTAGGTGTGCAAGTGGATGAAGAACTAGTGGGAGAATTAACTGAAGTTCATAAAACAGTGGAATAA
- a CDS encoding ornithine cyclodeaminase family protein — MDTIILMKNQIEKVLEWEDVIGSVEEAYKQFSDEKVILPPVISFEVEKYSGEIDIKSGYDLIDDVVGVKIASGYANNTENYGIPNGLATIILIDVRNGVPFAIMEGGLITDMRTGAAGAVSVKYLANPFSDKVAIIGTGIIARMQLEALSKVIQLKEVFVWGRNDENTKRYIKDMQKKIPLNYTAFTDLEQCVKKADIIITTTSSKEALIQSDWVKPGTHIACIGADMPGKKELDPTLFERATIVVDSIEQCIERGEVQHAINNGIVSEKNLNEIGEVILGNKQGRKSESDVTIFDSTGLSIQDITTAKKVVAVLKDNKDKVLANLI; from the coding sequence ATGGATACAATAATCTTAATGAAAAATCAAATCGAGAAAGTGTTGGAGTGGGAAGACGTAATCGGTTCAGTTGAAGAAGCATATAAACAGTTTTCAGATGAAAAAGTCATCTTGCCCCCTGTAATATCTTTTGAGGTTGAAAAGTACAGTGGAGAAATTGATATAAAATCCGGATACGATCTTATCGACGATGTTGTCGGTGTGAAAATTGCAAGTGGATATGCCAATAATACAGAAAACTATGGCATACCAAATGGTTTAGCTACGATAATTCTTATTGATGTGAGAAATGGCGTCCCATTCGCAATTATGGAAGGTGGACTAATAACTGATATGAGAACAGGGGCAGCAGGGGCTGTCTCTGTGAAATACTTAGCGAACCCATTTTCTGATAAAGTTGCAATCATCGGTACTGGAATAATCGCCCGGATGCAATTAGAGGCATTGTCTAAAGTAATCCAATTGAAAGAAGTATTTGTTTGGGGTAGAAATGACGAAAATACTAAACGATATATAAAAGATATGCAAAAGAAAATTCCATTAAATTACACCGCATTCACTGATTTGGAACAATGTGTAAAAAAGGCGGATATAATTATTACGACAACGTCAAGTAAAGAAGCACTAATTCAAAGTGATTGGGTGAAACCTGGAACGCATATCGCATGTATTGGTGCTGATATGCCAGGAAAAAAAGAATTGGACCCGACTTTATTTGAAAGGGCTACAATTGTTGTAGATAGCATTGAGCAATGCATTGAAAGAGGAGAAGTACAGCACGCTATCAACAATGGGATTGTTTCTGAAAAAAATTTAAACGAAATTGGAGAAGTAATATTGGGCAATAAACAAGGTAGGAAATCTGAAAGTGATGTAACAATATTTGACTCAACTGGTTTATCAATTCAAGACATTACGACTGCAAAAAAAGTAGTCGCTGTTTTAAAAGATAATAAAGATAAGGTATTAGCAAATCTTATTTAA
- a CDS encoding threonine ammonia-lyase, producing MLKVTFQDVLKAAVRLKGRINETPLVYSDILSEETGAEVHIKMEALQKTGSFKIRGALNKIDMLTVEEQQKGVVTASAGNHAQAVAYASSLKGISAKIVVPTPTPQTKLDGIKRYGGELIIHGDQYDDAEIYALQLAEETGGTFINAFEDDDVIAGQGTAGLEAFLKVPDIDILLVPSGGGGLLCGVALVAKAINPKIRVIGIQTYASPPWYHAFKAGELVDVEYLPSYAEGLHGGIAQGNFDLAQGIVDDFVLVEEEDVAKAVYWMAKHHHYMLEGSAVVGITALQKGLIENIKGKKIVTFATGGNVDLARISQFYETFEGGDKTQWIQ from the coding sequence TTGTTAAAAGTTACATTTCAAGACGTCTTAAAAGCAGCTGTTCGTTTAAAAGGAAGAATTAATGAAACTCCACTTGTCTATTCAGATATCCTGTCCGAAGAAACGGGTGCAGAGGTGCATATCAAGATGGAGGCATTACAAAAAACAGGTTCTTTTAAAATTCGAGGTGCTTTAAATAAAATTGATATGTTAACGGTAGAAGAGCAACAAAAAGGTGTTGTGACAGCATCAGCTGGTAACCACGCACAAGCGGTTGCTTATGCATCTTCATTAAAAGGGATTTCAGCGAAAATTGTTGTTCCAACACCAACACCGCAAACTAAACTCGATGGAATTAAACGGTACGGCGGTGAATTAATTATTCATGGAGATCAATACGATGATGCTGAAATTTACGCTTTGCAACTAGCTGAAGAAACTGGCGGTACATTCATAAATGCTTTTGAAGATGACGATGTTATCGCGGGTCAAGGAACTGCTGGATTAGAAGCATTTCTGAAGGTTCCGGATATTGATATTTTACTCGTGCCGTCAGGCGGTGGCGGATTATTATGCGGTGTTGCACTTGTCGCGAAAGCAATCAATCCAAAAATTAGAGTGATTGGCATTCAAACATACGCTTCTCCACCTTGGTATCATGCATTTAAAGCCGGGGAGTTAGTCGATGTAGAGTACCTACCCTCCTACGCAGAAGGACTTCATGGAGGAATTGCGCAAGGTAACTTTGATCTGGCACAAGGAATTGTAGACGACTTTGTATTAGTGGAAGAAGAAGACGTTGCAAAAGCCGTCTATTGGATGGCGAAGCATCATCACTATATGTTGGAAGGTTCAGCAGTTGTTGGGATCACTGCTCTTCAAAAAGGACTTATTGAAAATATTAAAGGGAAAAAGATTGTAACGTTTGCGACAGGAGGAAATGTTGATTTGGCCAGAATTTCACAGTTTTACGAAACATTTGAAGGCGGTGATAAAACACAATGGATACAATAA
- a CDS encoding M20 metallopeptidase family protein has translation MKNREELQTLSAWAIKHRRYLHQYPELSGEEHKTNEYIKRIITGLGLEILDFPHPSLVAFLPGTKGSKTIALRADTDALPVHEEGEKAGYISKVPGVAHVCGHDGHTAILLAVAKWMSENHESIVHNVKFIFQSSEEISPSGALELVNAGVLEDVDAIFGIHLWQGLKKGSVGLTHGPMMGSSDDFEIVIEASGGHGSLPHETIDPTYIASHLIQSYQAIVSRQINPVDPSVISIGKIEGGTNYNIIPSTVTLSGSMRAVKTDTRDFIKKRILEQTNGICASFLATAKVEFIDGTPPVVNDSTESMFVEKVITEHLGANVFSLVDVVMAAEDFSFYLNERPGAFIFVGMNGEKSQYPHHHPKFDLDEEVFESAIHLFIKIVQQYPSD, from the coding sequence TTGAAAAACAGAGAAGAACTCCAGACTCTTTCAGCATGGGCAATCAAGCATAGACGGTACCTGCATCAATATCCAGAGTTATCTGGAGAAGAACATAAAACGAATGAATATATAAAAAGGATTATTACTGGACTGGGATTAGAAATATTAGATTTTCCACATCCGAGTTTAGTTGCCTTTCTTCCAGGGACGAAAGGTTCTAAAACGATTGCATTACGTGCAGATACAGATGCTCTTCCAGTCCATGAAGAAGGCGAAAAAGCTGGTTATATCTCTAAAGTTCCAGGAGTCGCTCATGTCTGTGGCCACGATGGGCATACGGCAATACTGTTGGCGGTTGCAAAGTGGATGTCAGAAAATCATGAGTCAATTGTGCATAATGTAAAGTTTATCTTTCAATCATCGGAAGAAATCTCCCCTAGTGGTGCCCTTGAACTCGTAAATGCGGGTGTCTTGGAGGATGTAGACGCCATTTTCGGAATCCATCTTTGGCAAGGACTGAAAAAAGGAAGTGTAGGACTAACACATGGCCCCATGATGGGTTCGTCCGATGACTTTGAAATAGTGATTGAAGCGAGTGGGGGGCATGGGTCGTTGCCGCACGAAACAATTGATCCTACTTATATTGCTTCACATTTGATCCAATCGTATCAAGCGATTGTAAGCCGACAAATTAATCCAGTAGATCCTTCTGTTATTTCTATTGGGAAAATTGAGGGTGGAACGAATTACAATATCATTCCTTCAACGGTAACTCTATCTGGGTCTATGAGGGCTGTTAAAACTGACACAAGAGATTTCATTAAGAAAAGAATATTGGAACAAACAAATGGAATATGTGCTTCTTTCTTGGCGACTGCGAAGGTTGAATTTATTGATGGAACACCTCCAGTAGTAAATGACAGTACCGAAAGCATGTTTGTAGAAAAAGTGATTACAGAGCACTTGGGAGCCAATGTATTTTCATTAGTGGATGTAGTTATGGCTGCGGAGGATTTCTCATTTTATTTGAATGAAAGGCCGGGCGCTTTTATTTTTGTTGGAATGAATGGCGAAAAGAGTCAATACCCTCACCATCATCCTAAATTTGATTTGGACGAAGAGGTATTTGAGTCAGCGATTCATTTATTCATAAAAATTGTTCAGCAATACCCATCAGATTAA